A single window of Streptomyces sp. NBC_00464 DNA harbors:
- a CDS encoding TetR/AcrR family transcriptional regulator, with protein MARVSQEHLDARRRQILDGAARCFARDGFHATSMQDVLKEVGLSAGAVYRYFTGKEDLIAAIAGEAVGGVRLAFERAARVSPPPTPDVLIGRVVRTLFGEEAGGRGGLDRRAYAGLIVQVWSETLRSERLAATLGEAYAGLRISWAELVGVYRESGMLSAEVPDEDIARTLIATAQGFITQLAMFGDATPELLESGLRGLMSMDLQRAS; from the coding sequence ATGGCTCGCGTATCCCAGGAACACCTCGACGCCCGCCGTCGGCAGATCCTCGACGGCGCCGCACGCTGCTTCGCCCGTGACGGATTCCATGCAACCTCCATGCAGGACGTCCTGAAGGAGGTCGGGCTGTCGGCCGGTGCGGTCTATCGCTACTTCACCGGCAAGGAGGACCTGATCGCCGCCATCGCGGGGGAGGCGGTCGGCGGTGTCCGGCTGGCCTTCGAGCGTGCCGCCCGCGTCAGTCCGCCGCCCACCCCCGACGTCCTGATCGGCCGGGTGGTGCGCACCCTGTTCGGCGAGGAGGCGGGCGGCAGGGGCGGGCTGGACCGGCGGGCGTACGCCGGACTGATCGTGCAGGTGTGGTCCGAGACGCTGCGCAGTGAGCGGCTTGCGGCCACCCTGGGCGAGGCCTACGCAGGTCTGCGGATCTCCTGGGCGGAACTGGTCGGGGTGTACCGCGAGAGCGGGATGCTCTCGGCCGAGGTGCCCGACGAGGACATCGCGCGCACGCTGATCGCCACCGCCCAGGGGTTCATCACCCAGCTCGCCATGTTCGGCGACGCGACGCCCGAGCTCCTCGAAAGCGGTCTGCGCGGGCTGATGTCCATGGATCTGCAAAGGGCCAGTTAA
- a CDS encoding urease subunit gamma, giving the protein MQLTPHEQERLLIHVAADVAGKRRARGLRLNHPEAIALITSHLLEGARDGRTVSELMASGRKVLTRDDVMDGIAEMIHDVQVEATFPDGTKLVTVHDPIV; this is encoded by the coding sequence GTGCAACTGACCCCGCACGAGCAGGAACGCCTGCTCATACATGTGGCTGCGGACGTGGCCGGGAAGCGCCGCGCGCGCGGACTGCGGCTCAACCACCCCGAGGCCATAGCCCTCATCACCTCCCACCTGCTGGAGGGGGCGCGCGACGGTCGTACGGTCTCCGAACTCATGGCGTCCGGACGCAAGGTGCTCACCCGCGACGACGTCATGGACGGCATAGCCGAGATGATCCACGACGTGCAGGTCGAGGCGACCTTCCCCGACGGCACCAAGCTCGTCACCGTCCACGACCCGATCGTCTGA
- a CDS encoding urease subunit beta, with translation MIPGEILYADEPVPLNAGRPVVRLTVLNAADRPVQVGSHYHFAEANPGLAFDRAAARGLRLNVAAGTAVRFEPGIPVDIELVPLAGRRIVPGLRGETGGPLDD, from the coding sequence GTGATCCCCGGAGAGATCCTGTACGCGGACGAGCCGGTGCCGCTCAACGCGGGACGGCCCGTCGTCCGCCTCACCGTCCTCAACGCGGCCGACCGGCCGGTCCAGGTCGGTTCGCACTACCACTTCGCCGAGGCCAACCCCGGCCTCGCGTTCGACCGCGCGGCCGCCCGAGGACTGCGGCTGAACGTCGCCGCAGGAACCGCCGTCCGGTTCGAACCCGGCATCCCCGTCGACATCGAACTCGTCCCGCTGGCGGGGCGGCGGATCGTCCCGGGCCTGCGCGGCGAGACCGGAGGCCCCCTCGATGACTGA